One Vicia villosa cultivar HV-30 ecotype Madison, WI linkage group LG5, Vvil1.0, whole genome shotgun sequence genomic window, ATGATGTTGTGGATTCTGTGAAGGGCATAATTGCCACTGTTCGGAATTTgtgttggcagggccgtatcttgatgatgttggatcggttggtgggtgattcccattgatgattttggtaccacatgcatagtgtcagttcattgcatatgcatgattgttatgatttgtttggatgaattatggtgttgtcttttggtaatgtattctgttggttgttgtgtgttgacgattacttcctgacaatctgaatataatgaaattggatgaataatgtgactatgatgtgttattgtttatgattcgataaaatttgttaattgtgaatgagactcacccttactgttgatattttcagattgaggaaagCGGCTTTtggcttggtgaggattagctcataggccagtttgtttagtatagcgtcggtgtcatgctctgatattgtaacactgaggaacgctagtttagagttcatGATTTGATAACTCTATTTTATCGTGTTTGGTTGTTTTGTGGGATATAGTATCCAAGATGTTATTCTTATCCGTATGAtggattttccgctgtgttaacatgagatgtttatgagttatgatgaattgttccttagtgaaagcatgacaatgacgtacgttcatttgttttaaattgaattgtggcgcccttgttttcatgtttactctgaaatgtttatataaatgtcgcggggtttagaagggtgttacaacataCATTCTCCAATCACCAAAAAAAACTTCCGTATTTCTATTATAAACATATAAACTTTTAAGTTTTGTCAATATGTTATAGTTTTTCTTTCAATCACACTTCATACTTCATCATATGTTTGTCGTAGTTCAACTCAAATTTGCTTTTTGttgtttaattaaatatattgtattgtttattttttttgtattctatcttttaatttaggtattattaattatttggaatttatttttgttattatgttCTATTATTCTACTTTTGGTTtgaattagtttaatttattttattgtagTTCTATAATTTGTTCAAATTATTCTTAAATGAAATTTGAAAAAGTGTACAACTATGTTGTGTTATTATATGTACCATCGATATTGTTGGATTAAGTTTGTAattgatttttgaaatatttattttattaagttgtaaatatatgattatgtgtgatATATCTATCAAAAATTAGTTTtgtattattagtttatttaataagCGGTTATAATCGGCTAAACCAATTAAATATTAAATCGAAAACTTCACCAGTTCGATCTTTGATctagtttttaaaacattgttcaAAATATAGATGTAATCTTCCAAACCCTTCTTCTCTTCAAAAATtctcttcaaaaatttcaaaaattttgaagaaaaacgtTGGCAAAACATAACTTTTCCACGGTGTTGATGCACACAATGCTCATTGCCCACAATTTAACAAAACTCCAAACATTAACAAGAAGTTTTATTTTATATAGGCAAAATGTCCTTTTTAGTAACTTAACTTTAATTTGGGGTTTATTTTGGTTCCTTAATTTTTAAAAGGATCAATATAGTCTCTTATTTCTTCAAACAAGGTCAGTTAAATCAATCCGTCTAATTTTAACTAACGGCGTCTACTTTTGAACGCTAGCATCTGGCGTGACATCTATTTATACGCATGTCATTTGATCATTACAAAGGTCCTCAAAATTccaataaaaattacaaaattttgcctaaatcaagaATCAAACCAAGGTTTTCTTATTTCTTAGACAACAAAGTGTACCGCTACGCCAATTTGCTATTGATGCTTACTTTTTCAACtctattatatattaacactagTCAAAGACCCGTGCATCCGCACGGATAAATTCATTTATATCTTATATTATTTGATAAATCTTAGTTGTTGttgatatataattattattataaaattattaataacttaatatatttaaaaataaataagtagcaaatcaccaacatgataaatccaatatgcTTAATAACTATCCATATTTTCAAATATCACTATTAACTCTAAATGTATACAAATATTTGGTTGATCAAAAAAAGGTATTGTAGTGAAAGTGACTAGTGAAAATAGtaaatttcaatgataaaattcaCATGAAATGGTAAAATTTACAAATGTTACTCTTATTGTTTTCttataatacattaataaattGATAGTCTTGGTGATAAAATTCAAaggaactttttaaaaaaatacaaaatcagATACTATGATGTAACACCACGAGATTCATCACATGAGTTTACCAATATTGAAATCAAATGTTCTTTAAGTAAGTTTTATGCATGTTTTTTATTTGTATCTAACTGTTTGTGTCCCGTGTCACTTAATGTAATATTCTAATCACATTTTTAACAACAAATATagctaaatatatgataaataACATTGCTCCATGTTTCAAACAAATATAGATGAATATATGACGATAACTATCTATCTGACTCAAAGCAAACTCTTTTGATACGATAGCATTGCttaaatatatgataaataaatTCCTCGCACGACATATTGGACAAAAATAGGATATCTGATACCTcttttaattaacttatttttattGTACACTACAACATTTGTTGTCTCTGGCAACACTTGAAAAACGTTGTCATAACTCTGAAAATCGTTGCCTAAAAGAATAGGGGACGTTTTCTGAGCGTCTCTTGTTCGAGCGTTGCCTATAGTCTAAGGGGACGTTTTTTGGTGTTCTTTGGGCACGCTTTCTAAAAACGTCGCCTAAACAAAAGGAATAGGGGACGATTATTTGTGGTAACTAAGGCGACGTTTTTTAAGCGTTGTTGTGTGTAGCTACAATTGTTAATTGTTGCCGTAGACTATAGGCAACTCTCGCACCGGAGATGCCCAGAAAACGTCCCCTATTCATTTAGGCAACGATTTTAAATGTAGCCATAGCTTATAGTCTGTTATTTCGCAATGTCCCCATAAAATATACAATTttgcaattattttttaaataatatggtTATGATGTTTGGCTTCAAAAAAATGTCGATTATAACTTAAACAATATCAAATTTAATCGTACATCCACAAAAGttgtaatattataataaaattaatttcaaaCATTAATTCAAGATAGTATCTAGTAAACAAAATGCCTAACGTAACATTACTTATAATACCTTAATTTGAAGTATGACCCTAGTAAACTAACAAAAAACATAGTTCAACAAAAGAACAAAAAACATAGTTCAAGTTTAATGCTTTCCACtccaagacaaaaaaaaaagacatcATCCAAGTCATCCAAGTTAGTCTTCTTGGAGTTCATCATCCAAATCGTCCTCTTGAAATTCATCAAATATGTCGTCCTCCAAAAATTCGTCATCTACATCGTCCTCTTGAAATTCACCATCTATATCGTCCTCTTGAAATTCATCATCAAGATTTATGTCATCCTCTTGAAATTCGTCACCTACGACTTCCTCTTGAAATCCATCATTTACGTCGTCCTCTTGAATTTCATCATTTATATCATCCTTTTCAACATCTTCATTGATACCATGCTgcataagaaaataaaagaaaatacatCAACCATAATACTACTACTAATACTAGCCTTATCAATTATTTTTGTATGTGACTCAACTGTTTATAAAAACATGGTGGCAAAATTGTAACAGTAGCTagtatatataatttagaatttatatatattaacaaaattgTAACAGTAGTAGATAGTATATAtagaagttatatatatatatatatatatatatatatatatatatatatatatatatatatatatatatattaacaaaattgTAACAGTATATAGTATATATAGTTTAGAagttatatatattaacaaaattgTATACagtataagtatatatatatatatatatatatatatatatatatatatatatatatatatatatatatatatatatataccgttCCATATTTGTAATTATATACTAATATAACACAATTTCAGCTACTTGCCTATATTAATCTAGGTGTTGTTACTATTTGCATACGTTAACCACCAAAATTTAGATAATATAACTcaattagaataatataaatcaataatattggtATATATGGTTACCTTTCCATGACATGTAGCATGAGTTGACGTAGAGGAATGCAATTGTTGTCTCATATCCTTTGGGGAACTGTTAGCATCTCCATGAGATAATCCTAACAAATCTTCGATTGACTCCATATTAATTTGAGGATTGCATTGTTGTATTACGGTCTTAAAAGCATTTTGCAATCTATCAATCTGATCTTGAAACTCGTTCCTTAATGTAGAGACCTCTTCACTGTGTGCTTGTTTCAAAGCATTAATCTCCGCCTTTCGCTTTAAGGAACTTTTAGTTACATTTCTCCCATAACAGCGTACCCTGCCGGGACACTCCTTTCCAAAAACAGCCTTAAAAGCTTCTGTATCACTTTCCTCCTTTTCAACCATTTCTTGAAGTTGGGCCTAGCATAAATTACAAGAAAATATTAACTACTAGTATAGACAATGTTAGTCGACTATATtaagtaaatatattatataaataatgttACATACAATTACTTTTCCAGTTTCTACATCCAGTTCCTTTCCTTTATTTCCTTTTCGAGTTTCAACAAACATTTCTGATTGAGTGGGctctcttttttccttttcacGCTGCACAAATCAAAATAATTCCATAACAAAACAGCCTGTGAATTAAAATGCCTATTCCAGAGAACCACTCATACAAGGAATATTTTATCTAGATGGAAATAAAGTTACCACTTTTTCACGAGTCAAAGCAAAGTTTTTGGGACCCATTCGATGCATCCACTTTAGCTGATACTTTGGTGTAACGACCACGGCATACGTCGGCATACGTTTGTTTGCAGTGACATATTCTTCCTACTGCTAGCACTAAAAGTAatataataaaaacattaaaaaatagtTCTTCCTACTGCTAGCACTAAaagtaatataataaaaatattaaaaaataggaAAATGTGCTAATTGTGTTATGTGGACTTGTTAAACCCATACATAACGAGGAAGCACCCATACTTTTtgaaataagaaaaaaagaaataaacaagTGAAAGTCAGTCAAACTAGACGTTATGAGACGAATTTTCTTTCCTTCTTCCCAAGCCTATACGTCTATATATATTCAAATTCTCCCCAGCTTTCTTCTCACTTTtcattcaatcattcaaacaaggCATGGCATCTGGAGGGTATAGACTAGCTGAAACATATGTGATGCAGAAGCTATACaaggaaaaattgaagaaaatatcaCTAGAAGAGAAACTACAAGATGAGAAGAAGATCGATGCAAGCAAAACAGGTTCAATGGATAAAACATCAAGTGGTTGTTTCTCCTTGTTTCCCAAGAAACAACACAGGAAAGTTTCTCATATTTCAGATTCTAACGACTCATAACGTGAAAGTGAAACTGTCAATTCCTTACTTACAGAAAGGATGTATTATAATTTCCTTGAAATAGTAAACTTTAACTGTTATTTTCTGTTGCTTAGTAGCTTTGTcagttattttatattttctatctTGTATATAAGAGGTCATCTTCCTATTCTCTTTGTAACTAAGATAATACTGTATTTTTCAATTCATATCAATAATACTGAGGTATATTTCCAATGATATTACTCTGAATAGTTTATGTGTTTTATTACCAGCAATGATATTAAACTATGTTACATATATATGTTACTTCATGGAAGAGATAGTTTAAGGTTGTCTTTGTCTATATCCATTCCATGGTGTGTTTACTTTGTTGAAAAATTAATGTTGATTTTATAGTTTGCTTAAATATAATGCAGCCACTAAGAAAAAAAATGAGAGGAAGCGAAGTATTGTAGTATCATTTTAAACTGCAAATGTACTTAGCTGACTTAATTACACCCATACTTTGTGCTGACTCATTACTTTCCTTGGATTCATGTGTTTTGCCCTTAATTACCAATAAGTCTAACCAGCTGAGACTTTGAATTAATAATATCTACAAGCATTTGATCTTATCAAGTGAAATTGTGAAGGCTTCACAAACATCAAATAGATGGAAATTGATAAGGTATGATTCCTTAGGATTAAATGATGAGAAGTTTTAGCATAAACTTGAGTAGGAAAAACACAGGGCTATATTTCATGAGGGGTGTGTGTTAAATTAAAGACAAGACTGATTTATATTCCATATCTGAACAAACATATATTTCAATATTCTAATTAAATACAAGAAcaaatattctaattaaaaaCAAGAACAATTTATATTCTAATTCTTTTCAAACTCATCTACAATAGTTAAAGCATCGGAATGACATGGTTCTGTTACCTGTTACCTGGAGATCTTTCAACTTGATTCCAGCATCAACTTAAACCAAAAGCTTGTTCTTAGTTAAAAGTGACTTCAATTTCAACACAACTGTAACAACAATCAGAAAACGACGGTGAACGATCTAGAGAGAAATAGTCAGAAAATGAAAACGCAAATTTATTAAAGAGTAAAAGAGATGAAATAGAATACGTCGTTGTTGGAAGAAAGGACGGTGATGCCAACGGACTCGAAAGCGGCGCGACGAACAGGGTTAGACTGAGCAGTTACGATGCGGGAAGGGggaaatgttagaacaagatttgttctgatcaattatcttagttttgatgataacaataatatgaattttgcttaagattatatggtactctaatccaatgcaatttccctttcaggaaatatataaagagtacgcataattcagcgctcagaagctttgtctcaaaaggttcagcatgcaacatcagaacatggtctggcaagacatcagaagatggtcgaagcagaatcag contains:
- the LOC131604735 gene encoding uncharacterized protein LOC131604735; amino-acid sequence: MHRMGPKNFALTREKVREKEKREPTQSEMFVETRKGNKGKELDVETGKVIAQLQEMVEKEESDTEAFKAVFGKECPGRVRCYGRNVTKSSLKRKAEINALKQAHSEEVSTLRNEFQDQIDRLQNAFKTVIQQCNPQINMESIEDLLGLSHGDANSSPKDMRQQLHSSTSTHATCHGKHGINEDVEKDDINDEIQEDDVNDGFQEEVVGDEFQEDDINLDDEFQEDDIDGEFQEDDVDDEFLEDDIFDEFQEDDLDDELQED